From Novosphingobium decolorationis, one genomic window encodes:
- a CDS encoding TonB-dependent receptor has product MLAVMPGTALAQEAAEPLTEEGAIIVTGYRASLASAVGEKREAEQIVESISAEDIGKLPDASIAESIARLPGLTSQRVNGRSNAISIRGFAPDFSTTLLNGREQTSTGDNRAVEYDQYPSEIVNAVNVYKTPMASLIGQGLSGTVDMRTVRPLDGTKRIVSVGARGTYTDQGKLNAGSSDTGFRMNALYVDQFANDTLGIALGASYLDEPYQVEEFNAWGYADGPDGNRVIGGSKSYVTSTKLKRLGLNGTLQWRPSPNFTSTLDAFYSDFKDDQFKRGIELPLFWSGASLQDDYSASDGLITQGAFDDVKGVLRNDAFQRHAKLYSFGWNNTWKGDDGWNAVADVSYSRTDRNELVVETYSGTGRAGEGATDTIGFSSSSGGTVFTHLLDYADYDLIQLTSPQGWGGTQIGPDGTTITGGQDGYYNDRKIRDELWQLRLEVAKEIDRGPLRSVQAGLNYTTRSKRLVPEEYFLGLAANTDGTVSVPIPEDARLGATDLDYLGLGSMVSYDPVALVDAGLYNLVANPYGDVVVKAYAIREKIMTAYTQANIDAEIGSAHLTGNVGVQANWVDQNSKGATAVYLGTNANGSPDIGASERNESTDYLDVLPSLNLSLRFPSDFVIRFAAAREIIRPRLDDMRASLSWGYTVTGDVAQVTGSSGNPDLRPWRANAIDLTFEKYFASKGYIAAQFYWKDLKSYVYNLDVTVPTSALALPSPGDGITIAPYAQLNVPVNGEGGKLYGVEVATTLPFETFVEALEGFGVTGSVAYTKTKISPVPGGASEDLPGYSKWVANGTAYFEKAGFSARGSVRYRSTFVGEVSGFGAARVRRRAASEFIVDGQLGYEFQPGSALEGLSLYLQGQNLTDEPFITANPGDARQVIDYQSYGRRFLAGFTYKF; this is encoded by the coding sequence ATGCTGGCCGTCATGCCCGGCACGGCGCTGGCGCAGGAGGCCGCCGAGCCGCTCACCGAGGAAGGCGCGATCATCGTCACCGGCTACCGCGCCAGCCTGGCCAGCGCGGTGGGCGAGAAGCGCGAGGCCGAGCAGATCGTGGAATCGATATCGGCCGAGGACATCGGCAAGCTGCCCGACGCTTCCATCGCGGAATCGATCGCGCGCCTGCCGGGCCTGACCTCGCAGCGCGTCAACGGGCGCTCGAACGCAATCTCCATTCGCGGCTTTGCGCCGGACTTCTCGACCACGCTTCTCAACGGGCGCGAACAGACCTCGACCGGCGACAACCGCGCGGTCGAGTATGACCAGTACCCGTCCGAGATCGTCAACGCGGTCAATGTCTACAAGACACCGATGGCCAGCCTCATCGGCCAGGGCCTCTCCGGCACGGTCGACATGCGCACGGTCCGCCCGCTCGATGGTACCAAGCGCATCGTCAGCGTCGGCGCGCGCGGGACCTACACCGATCAGGGCAAACTCAACGCAGGGTCCTCGGACACCGGGTTTCGCATGAACGCGCTCTATGTCGACCAGTTTGCGAACGACACCCTAGGCATCGCTCTTGGCGCCAGCTATCTGGATGAGCCCTATCAGGTCGAGGAATTCAACGCCTGGGGCTACGCCGATGGGCCGGACGGCAACCGCGTGATCGGGGGCTCGAAGTCCTATGTCACCTCGACCAAGCTCAAGCGCCTCGGGCTCAACGGCACGCTGCAATGGCGCCCGTCTCCCAACTTCACCTCGACACTCGATGCGTTCTATTCCGACTTCAAGGACGACCAGTTCAAGCGCGGGATCGAGCTGCCGCTGTTCTGGTCGGGGGCTTCGCTCCAGGACGACTACAGCGCCTCGGACGGTCTCATCACGCAAGGGGCCTTCGACGATGTGAAGGGAGTGCTGCGTAACGACGCGTTCCAGCGCCACGCCAAGCTCTACTCGTTCGGGTGGAACAACACCTGGAAGGGCGACGATGGCTGGAACGCCGTTGCCGACGTCAGCTACTCGCGCACCGACCGCAACGAACTCGTGGTCGAAACCTACTCGGGCACGGGCCGTGCGGGTGAGGGCGCGACCGACACCATCGGCTTTTCCAGTTCCTCGGGCGGGACGGTGTTTACCCACCTGCTCGACTATGCCGACTACGATCTGATCCAGCTGACCAGCCCGCAAGGCTGGGGCGGCACGCAGATCGGGCCGGACGGGACGACCATCACCGGCGGGCAGGACGGCTACTACAACGACCGCAAGATCCGGGACGAGCTGTGGCAGCTGCGCCTCGAAGTCGCCAAGGAGATTGATCGCGGGCCCCTGCGTTCGGTGCAGGCCGGGCTCAACTACACCACCCGCTCCAAGCGGCTGGTGCCCGAGGAGTATTTCCTGGGCCTTGCCGCCAACACCGATGGCACGGTCTCGGTCCCGATCCCCGAGGACGCGCGCCTGGGCGCGACCGATCTCGACTATCTGGGGCTGGGCTCGATGGTCAGCTACGATCCGGTCGCGCTGGTCGATGCCGGTCTCTACAACCTTGTCGCCAACCCCTACGGCGACGTGGTGGTCAAGGCCTACGCGATCCGCGAGAAGATCATGACCGCCTATACCCAGGCGAACATCGATGCGGAGATCGGCTCGGCGCATCTGACCGGCAACGTGGGGGTGCAGGCCAACTGGGTCGACCAGAACTCGAAGGGGGCGACGGCGGTGTACCTGGGAACCAACGCCAATGGTTCGCCCGACATCGGCGCTTCGGAGCGTAACGAGAGCACCGACTACCTTGATGTGCTCCCCAGCCTCAACCTCTCGCTGCGTTTCCCGAGCGATTTCGTGATCCGCTTTGCCGCCGCGCGCGAGATCATCCGCCCGCGCCTCGACGATATGCGCGCCTCGCTCAGCTGGGGCTACACCGTCACGGGTGACGTGGCGCAGGTGACCGGCTCTTCGGGCAACCCCGATCTTCGCCCCTGGCGCGCCAACGCCATCGACCTCACCTTCGAGAAGTACTTCGCGAGCAAGGGCTACATCGCCGCGCAGTTCTACTGGAAGGATCTCAAGAGCTACGTCTACAATCTAGACGTGACAGTGCCCACCTCGGCGCTGGCGCTGCCGAGCCCGGGCGATGGCATCACGATTGCGCCGTATGCCCAGCTCAATGTTCCGGTGAACGGGGAGGGCGGCAAGCTCTACGGCGTGGAAGTGGCGACGACACTTCCCTTCGAAACCTTCGTCGAGGCGCTGGAAGGCTTCGGTGTGACGGGTTCTGTTGCCTATACCAAAACGAAGATCTCGCCAGTGCCGGGCGGCGCTTCGGAGGACCTGCCGGGCTATTCCAAGTGGGTGGCCAACGGCACGGCCTACTTCGAGAAGGCAGGCTTCAGCGCGCGCGGATCGGTGCGCTATCGATCGACCTTCGTGGGCGAAGTTTCCGGCTTCGGTGCGGCGCGCGTGCGGCGCCGTGCGGCCTCGGAGTTCATCGTCGACGGGCAGCTGGGCTACGAATTCCAGCCGGGCAGCGCGCTGGAGGGGCTCTCGCTCTACCTCCAGGGGCAGAACCTGACCGACGAGCCCTTCATCACCGCCAATCCCGGCGATGCGCGCCAGGTGATCGATTACCAGAGCTATGGACGCCGGTTCCTCGCCGGGTTCACCTACAAGTTCTGA
- a CDS encoding LacI family DNA-binding transcriptional regulator: MGRKPSNRPTSFDIAYRAGVSQPTVSRALRGSPSISEATRKRIETIARELNYSVDKNASSLRSKRTNTIALLFFEEDTPGDSKINPFFLAMLGAITRHSAKRGLDLLISFQRMEDDWHVRYLDSHRADGLILLGYGDYTLYRSRLRDLVEHGTHFVRWGAVDDPAFGAAIGSDNVQAGRMAGEHLLDQGHRRIAFLGQADEHYPEFADRYGGLCEALDAAGIAPDEALRRDTISHEDLGRAAMQDILDAGTRFDAVFAASDLIALGAMAALRSAGKRIPEDVAVIGFDDLPAAAMASPGLTTIAQDMRAAGERLIDALLARIEERAPPSPLIGTRLIVRESTMPG; encoded by the coding sequence ATGGGGCGCAAGCCTTCCAACCGGCCGACGAGCTTTGACATCGCCTATAGGGCGGGCGTCTCGCAGCCGACCGTCAGCCGGGCGCTCCGCGGCAGCCCATCGATCAGCGAAGCGACCCGAAAGCGCATCGAAACCATCGCACGCGAACTCAACTACTCGGTCGACAAGAATGCTTCCTCGCTGCGCTCGAAACGGACCAACACCATCGCGCTGCTCTTCTTCGAGGAAGACACCCCGGGCGATTCCAAGATCAACCCCTTCTTTCTCGCCATGCTCGGCGCGATCACGCGGCACAGCGCCAAGCGCGGGCTCGACCTGCTCATCTCCTTCCAGCGCATGGAGGACGACTGGCACGTGCGCTATCTCGACAGCCACCGCGCCGACGGGCTGATCCTGCTGGGTTATGGCGACTACACACTCTACCGCAGCCGCCTGCGCGACCTGGTCGAGCATGGCACGCATTTCGTGCGGTGGGGGGCGGTCGACGATCCGGCCTTTGGCGCCGCGATCGGTTCGGACAACGTGCAGGCGGGCCGAATGGCAGGCGAGCACCTGCTGGACCAGGGGCATCGCCGCATCGCCTTCCTCGGTCAGGCAGATGAGCACTACCCCGAGTTCGCAGACCGCTATGGCGGACTGTGCGAGGCGCTCGATGCGGCCGGTATCGCGCCCGACGAGGCCCTCCGGCGCGACACGATCAGCCACGAAGACCTTGGCCGCGCGGCCATGCAGGACATCCTTGATGCGGGCACCCGGTTCGACGCGGTCTTTGCGGCCAGCGACCTCATTGCGCTGGGCGCCATGGCGGCCTTGCGCTCTGCGGGAAAGCGCATCCCCGAGGACGTGGCCGTGATCGGCTTCGACGATCTGCCCGCCGCCGCCATGGCCTCACCCGGCCTCACCACCATCGCCCAGGACATGCGCGCGGCAGGCGAGCGGCTGATCGATGCCCTGCTCGCCCGGATCGAGGAGCGCGCGCCGCCCTCCCCGCTGATCGGCACACGGCTTATCGTTCGTGAAAGCACGATGCCCGGTTAG
- a CDS encoding MFS transporter: protein MATGSEAELPGEATALSEKPRQGWLGLCNISVGFFGIQVGFALQNANMSRVFQSLGSSIDDLPALWVAAPLTGLLVQPVIGHLSDRTWLGRLGRRRPYFLAGALLAAASLLAMPGSTSLLMAALLLWTLDASLNVSMEPFRAFVGDMLRRDQHTAGYGVQTAFIGAGAVVGSLFPYLLEHLGVANVAADGAIPETVRISFQAGAALLVIAVLWTVLSTREYAPEDMRAFAGSGDNVTQSATLDALATRKSTTGLAWIGLGAALALAVWHWSLEKEVYLLAALLAAYGLAVNLAARRARQGKESSMLTGIVGDFAGMPPLMKRLALVQFFSWSALFIMWIHTTPVVASTHFGAASPLDPAYQEAGNWVGVLFAVYNGVAAFAALLLLPLLSSRLGKVRTHALCLLAGALGFAGFLVVRDPTWLIACEIGIGIAWASILAMPYAILASHLPQAKLGVYMGLFNVFVVLPQLLVATVMGTVMKAFFPQAPIWTMAFAAGTLALAALLALRVDPDQGRAAS, encoded by the coding sequence ATGGCTACAGGCAGCGAGGCCGAATTGCCCGGAGAGGCCACCGCACTCTCGGAAAAACCCCGGCAGGGCTGGCTGGGCCTGTGCAACATCAGCGTCGGTTTCTTCGGCATTCAGGTCGGTTTCGCGCTGCAGAACGCGAACATGAGCCGGGTCTTCCAATCGCTGGGTTCGTCCATCGATGACCTGCCCGCACTCTGGGTGGCCGCGCCGCTGACGGGCCTCCTCGTCCAGCCCGTCATCGGCCACCTTTCGGACCGCACCTGGCTCGGCAGGCTCGGGCGGCGGCGGCCCTATTTCCTGGCAGGCGCACTTCTGGCAGCCGCCTCGCTGCTGGCTATGCCCGGCAGCACGAGCCTCCTGATGGCGGCCCTCCTGCTCTGGACACTGGATGCCAGTCTCAATGTCTCGATGGAGCCGTTTCGGGCTTTTGTCGGCGACATGCTGCGCCGCGACCAGCATACCGCGGGTTACGGAGTGCAGACCGCCTTCATCGGCGCAGGCGCGGTCGTGGGCTCGCTCTTCCCCTACCTCCTCGAGCATCTGGGCGTTGCGAATGTCGCCGCAGACGGCGCGATCCCCGAGACGGTGCGGATCAGCTTCCAGGCCGGCGCGGCCCTGCTCGTCATCGCCGTGCTGTGGACCGTCCTGTCCACCCGCGAATATGCACCCGAGGACATGCGCGCCTTTGCGGGTAGCGGAGACAATGTCACGCAGTCCGCAACGCTGGACGCACTGGCAACTCGCAAATCCACGACCGGCCTCGCCTGGATCGGCCTTGGCGCCGCGCTGGCTCTCGCCGTCTGGCACTGGAGCCTCGAAAAGGAAGTCTACCTCCTCGCCGCGCTGCTTGCCGCCTATGGCCTCGCGGTAAACCTTGCGGCCCGGCGCGCACGGCAGGGCAAGGAAAGCTCGATGCTTACAGGGATCGTGGGTGACTTTGCCGGAATGCCGCCCCTGATGAAGCGCCTGGCCCTTGTCCAGTTCTTCAGCTGGTCGGCGCTCTTCATCATGTGGATCCACACGACACCGGTTGTGGCGAGCACCCATTTCGGCGCCGCCTCGCCGCTCGATCCGGCCTATCAGGAGGCGGGCAACTGGGTCGGCGTGCTCTTCGCGGTTTACAACGGCGTGGCGGCCTTTGCCGCTCTGCTGCTGCTCCCGCTCCTGTCCAGCCGGCTGGGCAAGGTGCGCACCCACGCGCTGTGCCTGCTCGCAGGCGCGCTGGGCTTTGCAGGCTTCCTCGTGGTGCGCGATCCCACCTGGCTGATCGCCTGCGAGATCGGCATCGGTATTGCCTGGGCCTCGATCCTCGCGATGCCTTACGCCATCCTCGCCAGCCACCTGCCGCAAGCCAAGCTCGGCGTCTACATGGGTCTCTTCAACGTCTTCGTGGTCCTGCCCCAACTGCTCGTCGCGACGGTCATGGGGACGGTGATGAAGGCCTTCTTCCCCCAGGCGCCGATCTGGACGATGGCCTTTGCTGCGGGAACGCTGGCTCTCGCCGCGCTACTTGCGCTTCGCGTCGATCCCGACCAGGGCCGCGCGGCGTCCTAG
- a CDS encoding GntR family transcriptional regulator — translation MAKTSEQVYRQIRAGILAGDFEPGMFVPEDEFASYCGTSRTPVREAIARLVSETLLQRSGTRRVFVPLWSDGEVEELFTLRAKLEAHCAERAAELITPDEIAELRTHADFIDAALGGEADIPGFVEGNRRFHATLLAAARSEPLNQMMRIIVNQVIIHRTAERYTVSDLEQSQRDHRDLIAAFTAHDVAWAGAIARNHIRRAAHAYRLRANEAATRGAPCAEDMD, via the coding sequence ATGGCCAAGACATCAGAGCAGGTATATCGCCAGATCCGTGCAGGTATTCTGGCGGGCGATTTCGAGCCGGGCATGTTCGTGCCCGAGGACGAATTCGCGAGCTACTGCGGCACCTCGCGCACGCCTGTGCGCGAGGCGATTGCGCGGCTTGTCTCCGAAACGCTGCTGCAGCGCTCCGGCACGCGGCGGGTGTTCGTGCCGCTGTGGTCCGATGGCGAGGTGGAAGAACTCTTCACCCTGCGCGCCAAGCTCGAGGCGCACTGCGCCGAGCGCGCGGCCGAACTGATCACGCCTGACGAGATCGCGGAGCTGCGCACTCACGCCGACTTCATCGATGCGGCGCTGGGCGGGGAGGCTGACATCCCGGGCTTCGTCGAAGGCAACCGGCGTTTCCACGCGACCTTGCTGGCGGCGGCGCGCTCCGAGCCGCTGAACCAGATGATGCGGATCATCGTCAACCAGGTGATCATCCACCGCACGGCCGAACGCTACACTGTCTCGGACCTTGAACAGAGCCAGCGTGACCACCGCGACCTGATTGCGGCCTTCACCGCCCACGATGTCGCCTGGGCGGGCGCCATTGCGCGCAACCATATCCGCCGCGCCGCCCATGCCTATCGCTTGCGCGCGAACGAGGCCGCGACACGCGGCGCGCCGTGCGCCGAGGACATGGACTAG
- a CDS encoding TonB-dependent receptor, which yields MQHKKVILLAGVALGVVGANPVAAQSTSSGAELTGNQITVTARRQNESLSDVPASVTVLTGADLEAKGIVTTEQAIAATPGVTIVSNAAQVGDAQINIRGVNGARDAENNVALVVDGILKTNTAAVNQYQGALQQFEILKGPQGAYYGRGATAGVIVMTTKKPSDRLEAEGRAYWATQDSKLLEGSISGPLGGNTGFVLFGQYRATDGFYTNTGPDPRTRGKTIDQYEGWGLGGRLVSEPTDRLSLDVKFRYNKIEAAALNYNAAFEMPDFASALGIPEYYQDVNTARFEWQRNVPSIDTLRTIEASLKADYAFDGAKLTTWVSFSDIDETFYADTTAASFGRFNGQDACIASTAALYDAGVVLAPPLYLAPTPGGSTLGAYSPTACDGIQVTLRDQRDISAEIRLASDTGGPLQWSVGAYYLHINRHYATALNEDDGGPVNSNLYNAPGTPNQTSQLFNDRFKTNVYAGFGSLEWSPTRALTLSGALRFDREERTVTPLVPDVLDPITGASINPGYEVGTLEFQKRAYEQLQPKVTLRYEFTPDINVYLDYGVGFKAGGFNSQGSAALIDTYYNDLLGSNLAIDDDYKKEVSHALEAGFKIGLANGDVQINGAVYRNIVEDMQFFEFYTGTFGILRVVSNIDKVRLMGAELGVVWKVAPGFTLDAGGNVLDSKIITNSVRPNTEGNKSPYSADYTLNVGASVIQPVSDRVDFTFLADYLLTGPTWFHVVQDQQRRTIFDVFYPGLGTADYSQTRRDAYGIVNLRAGLKGEGWHLTGFVNNFFKKRYLEEVIPAPEFGGAFLTPGALRQIGVEAGFSF from the coding sequence ATGCAGCACAAGAAGGTAATTCTTCTCGCAGGTGTCGCGCTTGGCGTTGTGGGCGCCAACCCGGTCGCGGCGCAGTCCACCTCTTCGGGAGCGGAACTGACCGGCAATCAGATCACCGTTACCGCGCGCCGCCAGAACGAGAGCCTGAGCGACGTGCCCGCCTCGGTCACGGTGCTGACCGGCGCGGACCTGGAAGCCAAGGGAATCGTGACGACCGAGCAGGCGATTGCGGCAACGCCGGGCGTTACGATCGTCTCCAACGCCGCGCAGGTCGGCGATGCGCAGATCAATATCCGCGGCGTCAACGGCGCGCGTGATGCGGAGAACAACGTCGCGCTGGTGGTTGACGGCATTCTCAAGACCAACACGGCGGCGGTCAACCAGTACCAGGGCGCGCTCCAGCAGTTCGAGATCCTCAAGGGACCGCAGGGCGCCTACTACGGACGCGGCGCAACCGCGGGCGTGATCGTGATGACAACGAAGAAGCCCTCGGACCGTCTCGAGGCCGAAGGGCGTGCCTATTGGGCCACGCAGGACAGCAAGCTTCTGGAAGGTTCGATCTCGGGTCCGCTGGGGGGCAACACCGGTTTTGTCCTCTTCGGCCAGTACCGGGCGACCGACGGCTTCTATACCAACACCGGACCCGATCCGCGCACGCGCGGCAAGACCATCGACCAGTACGAAGGCTGGGGGCTGGGCGGACGCCTCGTTTCCGAGCCGACGGACCGGCTGAGCCTTGATGTCAAGTTTCGCTACAACAAAATCGAGGCCGCGGCGCTCAACTACAACGCGGCTTTCGAGATGCCCGACTTTGCCAGCGCGCTGGGCATCCCGGAATACTACCAGGACGTGAACACCGCGCGTTTCGAGTGGCAGCGCAACGTCCCCTCGATCGACACCCTGCGCACGATCGAGGCCTCGCTCAAGGCGGACTACGCCTTCGATGGAGCGAAGCTGACGACCTGGGTGTCCTTCTCGGACATCGACGAGACGTTCTATGCCGACACGACCGCCGCCTCGTTTGGGCGCTTCAACGGCCAGGACGCGTGCATCGCCTCGACTGCGGCGCTTTACGATGCGGGTGTGGTGCTCGCCCCGCCGCTCTATCTGGCGCCGACGCCCGGTGGCTCGACGCTTGGGGCCTATAGCCCGACCGCCTGCGACGGTATTCAGGTGACCTTGCGCGACCAGCGCGACATCAGCGCGGAAATCCGGCTTGCTTCGGACACGGGCGGGCCGCTGCAATGGTCGGTCGGGGCCTACTACCTCCACATCAACCGCCACTATGCGACCGCGCTCAACGAGGATGACGGCGGGCCGGTCAATTCCAACCTCTACAATGCGCCCGGCACACCCAACCAGACCTCGCAGCTCTTCAACGACCGCTTCAAGACCAATGTCTATGCTGGCTTTGGATCACTGGAATGGAGCCCGACGCGGGCGCTCACCTTGTCGGGTGCGCTGCGTTTCGACCGCGAGGAGCGCACCGTCACTCCGCTCGTGCCCGATGTCCTCGATCCCATCACCGGGGCCTCGATCAATCCGGGCTATGAGGTGGGCACGCTGGAATTCCAGAAACGGGCCTACGAGCAGCTCCAGCCCAAGGTCACCTTGCGCTACGAGTTCACGCCCGACATCAATGTCTATCTGGACTATGGCGTGGGCTTCAAGGCGGGCGGCTTCAACAGCCAGGGCAGCGCCGCGCTGATCGACACCTATTACAACGACCTCCTGGGCTCGAACCTCGCCATTGACGATGATTACAAGAAGGAGGTCAGCCACGCACTGGAGGCGGGCTTCAAGATCGGCCTGGCCAACGGCGATGTGCAGATCAACGGCGCTGTCTATCGCAACATCGTCGAGGACATGCAGTTCTTCGAGTTCTACACCGGCACCTTCGGGATCCTGCGCGTCGTCTCCAACATCGACAAGGTGCGCCTGATGGGGGCGGAACTGGGCGTGGTCTGGAAGGTCGCTCCGGGCTTCACGCTCGATGCAGGCGGCAACGTCCTCGACAGCAAGATCATCACCAACTCGGTGCGGCCCAATACCGAAGGGAACAAGTCGCCCTATTCGGCCGACTATACGCTGAACGTCGGGGCCTCGGTGATCCAGCCGGTCAGCGACCGCGTCGATTTCACCTTCCTTGCAGACTACCTCCTGACCGGGCCGACCTGGTTCCATGTCGTGCAGGACCAGCAGCGCCGCACGATCTTCGACGTGTTCTACCCCGGGCTAGGCACGGCGGACTATTCGCAGACCCGGCGCGATGCCTATGGCATCGTGAACCTGCGGGCCGGGCTGAAGGGCGAAGGCTGGCACCTGACAGGCTTCGTCAACAACTTCTTCAAGAAGCGCTACCTGGAAGAGGTGATCCCTGCGCCCGAGTTCGGCGGTGCGTTCCTGACGCCGGGCGCGCTGCGCCAGATCGGCGTGGAAGCGGGCTTCAGCTTCTGA
- a CDS encoding hydroxymethylglutaryl-CoA lyase, with the protein MTVKSIEFMEVGPRDGLQNEKTLISTQDKLELVRRAIDAGARRIEVTSFVNPRRVPQMADAAEVCAGLPEVEGVLYTGLVMNAKGGERAIATGRIHELGAVCVASDRFAIANQGQTSLESVDAAKGLIAMAQDAGLRGQATIGAAFGCPFEGEIAEEHVVEMARKLAEANPVEIALADTIGVADPAHVSRLVRAVSEAIGSTPVRVHFHNTRGTGIANVWAAVEAGARVVDAALGGLGGCPFAPGAAGNVASEDVVYMLHRAGVATGMDLGKLVEANQWLATVMERTLPSMVARAPAFPKPVETAEA; encoded by the coding sequence GTGACGGTAAAGTCGATCGAATTCATGGAAGTAGGCCCGCGCGACGGCCTGCAGAACGAAAAGACATTGATCTCGACCCAGGACAAGCTCGAACTGGTGCGCCGCGCCATCGACGCCGGTGCCCGCCGCATCGAGGTGACCAGCTTCGTGAACCCGCGCCGCGTGCCCCAGATGGCCGATGCGGCCGAGGTCTGCGCGGGACTGCCCGAGGTCGAAGGCGTTCTCTACACAGGCCTCGTCATGAACGCGAAGGGCGGCGAGCGCGCCATCGCCACGGGACGCATCCACGAACTCGGTGCCGTCTGCGTCGCCTCGGACCGCTTCGCCATCGCCAACCAGGGCCAGACCAGCCTCGAATCGGTCGACGCCGCCAAGGGCCTCATCGCCATGGCCCAGGATGCAGGCCTGCGCGGCCAGGCCACCATCGGCGCGGCCTTCGGCTGCCCCTTCGAAGGTGAGATCGCCGAGGAACACGTCGTCGAAATGGCCCGCAAGCTGGCAGAGGCCAACCCGGTCGAGATCGCGCTGGCCGACACCATCGGCGTCGCCGATCCGGCCCACGTCTCCCGCCTCGTGCGCGCCGTCAGCGAAGCGATCGGCTCTACCCCTGTGCGCGTCCATTTCCACAACACCCGCGGCACCGGCATCGCCAATGTCTGGGCGGCGGTGGAAGCGGGCGCACGCGTCGTCGATGCCGCCCTCGGCGGCCTTGGCGGCTGCCCCTTCGCCCCCGGCGCGGCCGGCAATGTCGCCAGCGAGGACGTGGTCTACATGCTCCACCGCGCAGGCGTTGCGACCGGCATGGATCTTGGCAAGCTTGTCGAGGCAAACCAGTGGCTTGCCACGGTCATGGAGCGCACCCTGCCGTCCATGGTCGCCCGCGCACCCGCCTTTCCCAAGCCAGTCGAAACCGCCGAGGCCTGA